A window of Vibrio ishigakensis contains these coding sequences:
- the map gene encoding type I methionyl aminopeptidase — translation MSIKIKTEAEIEKMRAAGKLAAQVLEMIEPHVKEGVTTEELNRICHEFTLENGAYSAPLDYHGFPKSICTSINHIVCHGIPAETDAKGSNGQDKPAVLKNGDIVNIDITVIIPDDENADLSVRPKGYHGDTSKMFLIGDVAPADKRLCMVAQEALYLGMKQVKPGATVGDIGTAIEKYIKENNKKNPRNKFSIVKDFCGHGIGNEFHEEPQVVHYKNFDRRVLKEGMCFTIEPMINAGKFGCSIDGEDNWTVYTGDGKNSAQWEHTIVVTKDGCEVLTLRSDDTIPRLMVN, via the coding sequence ATGTCGATTAAAATCAAAACCGAAGCTGAAATAGAGAAAATGCGCGCCGCTGGTAAGCTGGCTGCACAAGTTCTTGAGATGATTGAACCCCATGTGAAAGAGGGTGTAACCACTGAAGAGCTAAACCGCATCTGTCACGAGTTTACCCTTGAGAACGGGGCCTACTCCGCACCTCTTGATTATCACGGTTTCCCAAAATCGATCTGTACCTCTATTAACCATATCGTTTGCCACGGCATTCCAGCAGAAACTGATGCTAAAGGTAGCAACGGTCAAGATAAGCCAGCGGTTCTAAAAAACGGAGACATCGTAAATATCGACATCACGGTAATCATCCCAGATGACGAAAATGCCGACCTAAGCGTTCGTCCGAAAGGCTACCATGGTGACACCTCTAAGATGTTCCTAATCGGCGATGTTGCTCCAGCAGACAAGCGCCTGTGCATGGTAGCTCAAGAAGCTCTGTATCTTGGCATGAAGCAAGTAAAACCTGGTGCTACCGTTGGTGATATCGGTACCGCTATCGAGAAGTACATCAAAGAGAACAACAAGAAGAACCCACGCAACAAGTTCTCTATCGTAAAAGACTTCTGTGGTCACGGCATCGGCAATGAGTTCCATGAAGAACCTCAGGTTGTTCACTACAAAAACTTCGACCGCCGCGTTCTGAAGGAAGGTATGTGCTTTACTATCGAACCAATGATCAACGCAGGTAAATTCGGTTGCTCTATCGACGGTGAAGACAACTGGACTGTTTACACCGGCGATGGCAAGAATTCTGCACAGTGGGAGCATACTATCGTTGTTACCAAAGACGGTTGTGAAGTGCTTACTCTGCGTAGTGACGACACTATTCCTCGCTTGATGGTTAACTAG